The Roseisolibacter agri genome contains the following window.
AGCGAGTTGACGTCCATGTCGGGCGCGGGGTTCATGAAGTCGATCGCGTACGGCACGCCGCCGCGGATCGCGAACTCCATCGAGTTCATGTCGTAGCCCAGCGCGCGGCACAGCTTGCGCGCGTCGCCCACGATGCGCGTCCCCAGCTCCGCCGTCAGGTGCGCGTGGTCCACCACGTACTTCCGGTTCTTCGGGTCGTACTTCATCGGCAGCACCTCCTCGCGCCCGATCACCAGGCAGCGCACGAAGTGCTCGAACTCGATGAACTCCTGCACGATCATCGTCAGGAGCCCGGAGTGGTTGTAGTGGTGGATGAGCTCCTGCAGCGAGTGGCAGATGTAGACCTCCTTCCACCCGCCGCCGTGCGCGTCCTTCAGCACGCACGGCATCCCGACGTAGTCGGCGATCCCCTGCCAGTCGAGCGGGTACTCCATGTTGCGCAGGCTCTCGCTCGGCACGATGCCGGGGACGTACTCGCGGTTCGGCAGCACGACCGTCTTCGGGCTCGCGACGCCGAGGGCGTGCGCCAGCGACGCGCCGAAGAACTTGTCGTCGGCCGTCCACATGAACGGGTTGTTGACGACCGTCGTGCCGGTGAGCGCGGCCTGCTTCAGGTAGCTGCGGTAGACCGGCACCTCATGCGAGATGCGGTCGATGCACAGGTCGTACGGGCTCGGCTCCTCGAACTTGGGCGCGCCGATCTTCGCCAGCTCCGCCGTCACGCCCGCGTCGCGCCGCTCGACCGCCTGCAGGAACGCCGGCGGGAACGACCACTCGCGCCCGACGAACAGCCCCACGCGCGCGGTGCGCGTGTTGCGCGACACCGCCGGCGCGTCGGTCGTCAGGGTGCTCTCGCCGTACGTCTCCTCGGCGACGGTGCGCGTCGTCGGCACCACGCCCGCGAGCGGATCGCCGTGCGGCGGCGTGATCGCGTCGTGCGCGGCGTGCGCCATGGGCGCCACCTGTGCGGGCTCCAGCCCCGCGCTGTCGCGCGTGTCGTGGCTCGGCGCGGCGATCGGCGCCGGCGGCATGTCGGTCGTCAGCGCCACCACCGCCTCGGCCGCCGACGCGTCCACCGACGCGCGCGACTCCGCGGCGGTCTTGCGCGGCGTCTTGCGGCGGTCGCGCGCCGCGGGCGTCGCGGGAGCGGTCGCGTCGCCCGTCTTCTTGGCGCCCTTCTTCTTGTCGCTCATGGATGTCGGGTCGGGGATCAGTCGTGGCCCTTCACGTACAGGCGCAGCATGCGCTCCCACCACGGCCAGTCGTGGGCGAACCCCTTCCAGACGCGGAGCGCGTTGCCGATGCCCTTGTTCCAGAGCATGCCCGAGAACTCGTGGTTCTGCTCGATGTGGTAGTCCGTCTCCCCGATGGCGAGGATGATGTCCTGCTGCCGCAGCAGCGCGAGCCGCTCGGGGTCGTGCTCGTTGGGGATGAACTCGAACGGGTTCACCTGGTAGACGGTGCCGTCGCTGAAGCCGTTCGTCTGGTTGCGGATGTCGTACATCCCGCTCATGCCGATGATGCGCTTGACGATGTGCGGGTTCCGCAGCCCGAAGACCATCGCGTCGTAGGCGCCGAAGCTGGCGCCCGCGGTGATGAAGAAGTCGTTCGGATTCCGGTGGTAGCTGAGCGGCACCACCTCGTCGCGCAGGTAGGCGTCGTACTGCAGCTGCCGCCAGGCGCGCGCGCCGGGGTGCGCCTGCTTGGTGTACCAGCCGCCGTCGGTGTGCACCTGGTCCACGCAGTACATCTGCAGCCACCCGTTCTCCAGGTGGTCGCGCAGCACGAGGTGCATGCGGCGGTCCGGCCACTCGTGACAGGTGCCGTACGACGTCGGGAAGACGAGGAGCTTCGCGCCCGCGTGCCCGAAGACGAGCGTCTCCATCTCGCGGCCGAGGTTGGGGCTGTGCCAGCGATGGCGTTCGAAGTGCATTCAGGCGCCCAGGAGAAAGGGAATGGCCTTCTTGATCCGGCGGCCCCACGCCGCCTCGTTGTGCGCGGCGCCGACGGCGATCTTCACGCGCAGCGACTCGCCCTCCGCGTAGCCCTTCCGGACCAGCAGGTCGCGCAGCAGCCGCACGTTCATCACCGTGCGCACGCCCTCGTTCGTGCCGACGTCCAGCCAGATGCGCCCCGGCGGCGCCTCCGCCGCCTCCACGAACGGGAGGATCGCGCGCTTCCCGAACCAGAGCGCGGGGCTCAGCACCCCGCACGCCCCGAACGCGTGCGGCGCGCGGAAGAAGGCGTACAGCGACACCAGCCCGCCCATCGACGAGCCGAGGATCCCGGTGGACGCGGGCTCCGGCAGCGTGCGGAACTGCGCGTCGATCATCGGCTTCAGCGTGTGCAGCAGGAAGTCCACGTACAGGTCGGCCGCGCCGCCGCCGCCCACGCTCTCGTCGAAGAACGGCGAGTACTCGTCCAGCCGCGACCCGCCCATGTTCGACACGCCCACCACGATCGCCTCGAAGCCGAGGCGCGCCGCGGTCTGCATCGCGAGGTCCACGCGCCATGCGCCCGAGAAGCTGAGCGCGGGGTCGAACAGGTTCTGCCCGTCGTGCATGTACAGCACGGGATAGCGGCGGTCGCCCGCCGTGCCGTACGACGGCGGCAGGTACACGTAGACGTCGCGGCGGTTGTGCAGCTGCGGGCTGCGCACGTCGCGCAGCACGGCCAGGCTGCCCGGCAGCGCGACCGTGCGGCGGCGCAGGCGCGCCGGCCGCGCGGCCGATGCGGCCGCGCGCGCGACCGCCACGGTGCCGCGCGCGGGCGTGCGGCGCGAGGGCGTGCGAGCGCTCACCCGGCGTAGAGCTGCAGGTCCGTCCCCACCGCGTCCGCGATCGCGAACAGCGTCTCCTTGTCGGGGTGCCGCACGGTCACGTAGCCGTCGGAGATGAGCGTCAGCACCCAGTCGCGCCGCGGCGCGCCCACCGGCAGCAGGTCCACGTTCACGATCGCCGGTCCGAAGCGGCGCCGCAGCTCGTCCAGCCCCTCGATGTGGCGGATGCGCCCCTGCCCCTGCGCGCGCTTGAAGATGTTGGCGACGTAGTACTTCCGCTCCTGCGACTGCGAGAACGTGCCGTGCAGCTCCGCCTCGGCGTAGCCGGCGAACAGGTCGATGTCGCCGTTGAAGTTCATCAGGTCCACCGTGCGCGCGCCGGGCGGCCGCGCGCCGATCTCGCCGAAGACGACCTCGCCGTTGCTCTTGCGGTACCACTCCATGTGCGTGAAGCCGGTGTCGAACTCCAGCGCCTGCAGCACGTCGTGCCCGAGCTTGACGCCGTCCCTCACCCACGGCGTGTCGAGGTCGCGCAGCGACATCGTCTGTGGCGAGATCCACTCCTCCTGCCGCGCGATGAGCGGCCGCGGGCGGTAGTAGCCCACGTGCTCGTAGAGGATCTTCCCGTTCGCGCAGATGGTGTCGTAGGTGAACTCCTCGCCGTCGATGAACTCCTCGACGTTCACCTCGGGCACGTGCTCCATGCGCGCCAGCGCCTGCTCCAGCTCCTTCGCGTCGTCCACGCGGAAGGTGTCCATCGACCCCGCGCCGTCGATCGGCTTGATGATCGCCGGATAGCCGATCGCCTCGACGGCGTCGCGCACCTCCTGCGCGGTGGAGGCGCGGCGGTGGTACGGCACGCGCAGCCCGGCCTGCGCGACGGCCTGCTTCATCAGGTCCTTGTCGCGGAACTTGCGCGCCTGCTCCACGCCCATCCCCGGCACGCCGAGCGCCTCGCGCAGCTTCGCGGCGAGGATGACGCCGGGCTCCCAGAGGCAGATCACGCGGTCGAGCGACGGCGGCCCGCCCGGCCGCCCGACCCACCGCCTCACCGCCTCCACGGTCCCCGCCTCGTCGCGCAGCGACGACTGCAGGTAGCCGTCGAGGTGGCGCCGCGTCATCTCCGGCAGCTCGTGCGCGGCCACGTCGCTGAGGCCGTACACGTGGGCGCCCGCGCGCGCGAGGCCGCGCACGAACAGGGGCATCTCGTCGGGATAGCCGGGAGCCAGGAACAGGACAGTGGTCATGGATCGAGTGAGCGGAGGACGGAACGGGGTCGCGCGATACGACGGAGAACGGAGCGGCGGAGAACGATGAAGCGGAGGACGGAAGGGCGTGAGACAGTGAGGCGTGTGCTGCGAGCTCGAAGCGTCAGGTGAAGGTCCGCCCTTTCGTATCGCGCCCCATCGTCCTCCGCTTCATCGTCCTCCGCCGTTCCGTCCTCCGCATCAGCTCACCTCGACTCTCACGTTCTCGATGATCTCCTGCAGGGCGCGATTGACGATGGAGGTATCAGGGTGCCGGACGAGCACCCACCCATCCCCTTCGTACGTCGAGCGCGGCGGGGCGCCGAGCGGGGGAAGCTGCCAGTCGGTGGCGAGCGACCTCGTGGCGTCGGAGAGGCGGTCGAGACCGTGCACCGCGCGCACCACACCGCTGCCGTTCCCCTGCCCGCGCAGGTAGGCGATGCCCGCCGCGTACTTCCGCGTCGGCGGCGTGAACGTGCCGAACACCATCAGCTCCGCCCACGCGCGCACGAAGTCCGTGTCGGTCGCGCGCGAGACGAGCGTCGTGATCTGCGCGCCCGGCGGCCGCGCGCCCACCTCGCCGATCGCGACCGAGCCGTCGCGGCGGCGGAACCACTCCATGTGCGAGAGGCCCGTCGTCATCCCCAGCGCGCGCAGCGCGTCCGCGCCCACCTGGCGGATGTCGTCGAAGCGCGCGTCGTCCACCTCGCGCGGCAGCACCACGCACCACTGGATCCACGGGTTGCGCAGCACCTCCAGCGGGTTCGGGTAGTAGCGCGTGAGCGAGTGCCACACCGCGCGCCCGCCGATCGAGATCGTCTCCAGCGAGTGCTCGTCGCCGACGACGAACTCCTCCAGCAGCACCGGGCGCTCGGGCGAGGGCGGCGCGGCGTCGAGCGCGGCCGCCAGCTCGTGCGGGTCGTTGGCGCGGAAGGTCGCCTGCGAGCCCGCGCCCGCGGGCGGCTTGACCACCAGCGGGAAGCCCGTCGCCTGCGCGAACGCGTGCGCCTCCGCGGGCGTGCCGGCCAGCCCGTGCCGCGCGCACGGCAGCCCGGCGGCGCGCAGCACCTCCTTCATGCGCGCCTTGTCGCGGAAGTTGCGCGCGGCCTCGCTGCTGAGACCCGGGATGCCGAGCCGCTCGCGCTCCTCCGCCAGCGGGACCTGCAGCTGCTCGTAGGCGCCGAACAGCACGTCCGGGCGGCCGAGGCGCTGGATGAGCGCGTCGATCGCCCAGCGCAGCTGGCCGGGGTCGCACACGTCGTCAATGCGCCAGTGCGCGTGCAGCGCGCGGCGCGTCGCGTCGTCGGCCTGCTCGGCCGGATCCTGCGTGATGACGCCGAGCCGCACGTCGGGCAGGCTGCCGATCGCCCGCACCATGCGCGAGGCCGATTCGGAGAAGAGCGGTGCGGCGAACAGGACCGTGGGCACGTGAGCGAGCGCGGGAGAGACGGACGACCGCGACGCACGCAGCCCTCACCGCGCGCGCCGCGCACCGACTGCTTCGGCCAATGTAACCCGTCCGGCGTTCGCCACAGCCGCCGTCTGGCGGATGCGATGCGGGCTCGGGCGTGCGACGCGGCCGCGGACAAACAGACGCATGCGCCGGGCCCGCGCCCGACGCGGCTCAGAACGTCTTCACGCCGTCGCGTCGGACTCGCCGAGCCAGGCGCGCGTCGAGAAGCCGAGCCGCCACGCGACGGGCGCCAGCCGCTCGCGCACCTCGAGGCCGACGACGCCGCGCACGCGCGCGAGCATCGTCTGCGCGTCGGCCGGCACGCCGTTCCCCGTCGACTCGGCCAGGTCGGCGAGGCCGTGCACGCGCGCCTGCGCCGCCGGCGACGCGTCGAGCGCCAGCCGCTGCACCGCGCGCACGAGCGCCGCCTCCACCAGCGCGGCCAGCGTCGCCTCGCCGGCGGCCAGCAGCGCGCGCTCGTCGGGATCGAGCAGCCGGTGCACGACCGCGCGGCGCAGCGCCAGCTCCACCGCGTGGCGCGCGCGCTCCGGCACGTCCGAGAGCTTCACCGCGATCGCCAGCCCGCTCGGGATGCCGCGCACCTCCAGCGCGTGGCCGCCCTCGGGGCGCACGAGGATCGTGATCGCGCGCGGATCGACGTCCGCCATGCGGAAGGGCGCGCCCTCGGAGGCGCCGTTGTCCGTCGCCTCGCGCGCCGCGGCCGGCGAGCCGGCGGGGCCGGGCACGTCGACGCGCACCGCCAGCCGCGCGGTCGCACCCAGCCGGCGATCGGCGACGGTGACGACGGATTCGGCGAGGTTGCCGCCCGCGTCGTCCTCGACGGCGACGCGCCACGCGTCGGGCACCGCCGCCTCGCCCGCGAGGCCGACGGCGCGCACCGCGGCCCAGCCGGCGGCCACGCGCACGGCGGCCGGCAGCGCGGGGCGCGCGTGGCGCACGTAGAGGTCACCCGCGGTGCCGCCCGCGTTCGCGTCCGCCGCGTCGTCCAGCGGCACGTCGTCGAGCGCCTGCAGGAACGCGCGCTCCGCGGCCGGTCCGTGATGCGGCCCGCCCAGCGCCAGCGCGCGCGCCGCGTGGCGCAGCATCGTGCGCACCTCGGGGCGGTCGAGCAGGTCGCCGAACCACGCGCCGGAGGTGTTGAGGCGCAGCGACTCGCGCGCCATCTCCAGCAGCTCGCGCGCCCACACCGGGTCGCGCGTCTCGGGCACCGCGCCCACGCCGTCGGCCAGGTAGGCGTCGCGGACGGTCCAGGGATCGAGCCCGCGCTCGCCGAACAGCGCGGCGCCGTCGTGCGCGAAGCGCTGGTCGAGGGCGTGCTGCAGCGCGGTCACCGCGGCGCGCAGCGGCGCGCGCCAGCGCTGCGACGTGCTGGCGTCGGCGTGGCAGCCGCAGTCGCGCCGCCACCGCTCCACGCCGTGCGGGCAGCTCCACGAGCTGGGGCCCACGAGCGCGACGTCGTGCGCGGCCGGCCAGCGCGCGAGCAGGCTGGCGAAGTTCTCGACCTGCACGTGCGGGCGCGCGGCCGCGGCCTCCAGCATCGCCGCCAGCGCCATCTCGCCGAACGGATGGTGATGCCCGTACGTCTCGGCCACCGTCGCCACGCTCGCGACGCCGCCGGCATTCTCGCCTGCACCCGTCGCGTCCGCGGTCTCGTCGCCCGCCATGCGCCGCGCCCACGCGCGCCCGTCGCGCAGCAGCGGCCCGAACGCCACCGCGCGCGCCAGCGCGTCGTCGTACGCCATCAGCGCGATCTCGCGTCCGCCCGCGGTGCGGTAGCGCCCCGGCCGGCCGTCGGGCGGCAACGTGGTGAGCTGGTGCGGCGCGACGATCGTGAAGCGCATCCCGTGCTCCGCGAGCACGTCGAGCGTCTCGTCGTCGACGGCGGTCTCGGGGCACCACATGCCGTCGGGATCGCGGCCGAAGCGGCGGCGGAAGTCCGCGATCCCCCAGCGCACCTCGGTCACCTTGTCGCGGCGGGAGAGCAGCGGCAGGATCGCGTGGTCGTACGGATGCGCGAGCGCGTTGCCGAAGCCCAGGCGCGCGCGGCTCGCGCGGTCGGCGGCGACGAGCGCGGCGTAGGTCGCCGGCGCCTGGTCGGCCATCCACGCCAGCAGCGTGGGCGCGGCGTCGAAGCTCGCCTGCGCGAACGTCTCGACCACGCGGCGCACGCGCCCCTCGCCGTCGAGCACGCGCGCGGCGGCCAGCGCGCGGTAGCTCGTGCGCTCCACGCGCGCGGTCCAGTCGTGGTCGGGCGCCGCCTCGGGCTCGCGCTCGATCTCGCCCAGCCACGGGTCCTCGCGCGGCGGCTGGTAGAGGTGCAGGTGGACGACGATGCTGCGCAACGCGGGCCGGGCGTCAGGCCGTGGGGGCGACGACGGGCGCGCCGCCGGCGACCGCGTCCTGCATCACGCGCCGGTAGACCGCGAGGTAGCGCTCCTCGGAGCGCGCCCACCCGAAGTCGCGCGCCATCGCCTCGCGCATCATCGCCTGCCACGCCGCGCGGTCCTGCCAGGTGCGCAGCGCGCGGATCACGCCCGCGACGAACGCGCCCGCGTCGTACGCGCGGAAGATGAAGCCCGTCGCCCCGTGCTCCACCGTGTCGGCCAGCCCGCCGACCGCGCGCACCAGCGGCAGCGTGCCGTAGCGCTGCGCGCGCATCTGCGTCAGCCCGCACGGCTCGTACTGGCAGGGCATCAGCAGCACGTCGCCGCCGGCGATCAGCTGGTGCTCCTTCACGTCCGAGAACGCCGTGTCGACGCGGATGCGCTCGGGCGCGCGGGCCTCGCGCGCGCGCAGCGCGTCCTCGTAGCGCTGCTCGCCCGCGCCCAGGAAGATGAACTGCGCGTCGAGGTCGAAGAAGCCCGTGTCGGCCAGCAGGAGGTCGAGCCCCTTCTGCCACACGAGGCGCGCGCTCATGACGAAGATCGGCACGTCGGGGCGCTCGGGCAGCCGGTACATGCGCTGCAGCGCGAGCCGGCACTCGTGCTTGCCCGAGAGGTCGTCGCGCGAGTAGCGCGCGGCGATGCGCGGATCGCGCTCGGGATCCCAGATGTTCTGGTCGATCCCGTTCACGATCCCCGTGAAGCGGTCGCCGAGGGCGCGGAACGCGTCGTGGAGGCCGAAGCCGCCCGCGGGCGTGCGCAGCTCGGTGGCGTGGTTCGGGCTGACGGTGATGACCGCGTCGCTGAAGGCCAGGCCGCCCTTCAGCAGGTTGAGCTTCCCGTACCACTCCAGCTGCTGCCAGTTGAACACCTCCCACGGCAGGCCCAGATCGGGCACGGTGCCGGGATCGAAGTGGCCCTGGAAGCCCGCGTTGTGCACCGACAGGACGGTCGACACCTCGCGGTAGTACGGATGCGTCGCGTACCAGGTGCGCAGGTACGTCGGCGCGAGCGAGGCGTGCCAGTCGTGCGCGTGCAGCACCAGCGGCCCGATGGCGATGCGCGGCAGCGCCGCCAGCGCGGCGGCGCAGAAGAAGGCGTAGCGGCGCGCGTTGTCGCCGTAGTCGCCGCCCCCCTCGCCGTAGATGCCCGCGCGCTCGAAGTAGTAGTCGTTGGCGACGAAGTAGTGGCGCGGCCGCGTGCGCGTGCGCCGCTCCTCCGCGCCGTCGCGCGTGCTCACCGCGGGCACCGTGTAGAGCTGCGCGAGCTCGCGGCGGAAGCCCACCTGCACCTCGTACGGATCGCCGACGGGCACCAGCTCGGGCACGCGCGCGCGCGCCTGCCGGTAGAGCGGCATGACGATCGACGTCGAGAGCCCGGACGCCGCCTGATGCGCGGCGAGGCTCGCCACGGCCTCGCCGAGTCCACCGGTGCGCGCGTAGGGCGCGAGCTCGCCGGCGAGGTGCACCACGCCGACGGGCCGTCCGTCGCGCGCCTGCAGGGGGAATGCTTCCGGGGGCGCGGCGGCGGACTCCGGGGCGGCGAGCGGCATGGGGCGGCGACTTGAGGACGGGCGCGGCTGACGGGCGCACGCCGACCGCGCGCGCCGCCTGTCGACATTGTACACGACACGTGCCGGGCGCACGAGCGGCGCGCGCCTGCTCGCGCCTGCTCGCGCCCGTTCGTGCCTACTCGCGCGCGAGCCGCTTCAGCGTCACCTCGATCACGCCGTCCGCCGCGCGGGCGGTGCCGTACGTCGTCGTCGCCTGCGTCGGCTGCACGAAGCGCACGACCTGGACGTCCTGCACCGCGAGCGAGCGCAGGACGTCGGGCGCGCCGGCGAAGCTGCC
Protein-coding sequences here:
- a CDS encoding ATP-grasp domain-containing protein, yielding MSDKKKGAKKTGDATAPATPAARDRRKTPRKTAAESRASVDASAAEAVVALTTDMPPAPIAAPSHDTRDSAGLEPAQVAPMAHAAHDAITPPHGDPLAGVVPTTRTVAEETYGESTLTTDAPAVSRNTRTARVGLFVGREWSFPPAFLQAVERRDAGVTAELAKIGAPKFEEPSPYDLCIDRISHEVPVYRSYLKQAALTGTTVVNNPFMWTADDKFFGASLAHALGVASPKTVVLPNREYVPGIVPSESLRNMEYPLDWQGIADYVGMPCVLKDAHGGGWKEVYICHSLQELIHHYNHSGLLTMIVQEFIEFEHFVRCLVIGREEVLPMKYDPKNRKYVVDHAHLTAELGTRIVGDARKLCRALGYDMNSMEFAIRGGVPYAIDFMNPAPDMDVNSLTPTYFEWAVETMADMAVRLATEARDGGRATREPSWGTLFGGVVGRGGR
- a CDS encoding esterase family protein, with the translated sequence MHFERHRWHSPNLGREMETLVFGHAGAKLLVFPTSYGTCHEWPDRRMHLVLRDHLENGWLQMYCVDQVHTDGGWYTKQAHPGARAWRQLQYDAYLRDEVVPLSYHRNPNDFFITAGASFGAYDAMVFGLRNPHIVKRIIGMSGMYDIRNQTNGFSDGTVYQVNPFEFIPNEHDPERLALLRQQDIILAIGETDYHIEQNHEFSGMLWNKGIGNALRVWKGFAHDWPWWERMLRLYVKGHD
- a CDS encoding alpha/beta hydrolase, translated to MSARTPSRRTPARGTVAVARAAASAARPARLRRRTVALPGSLAVLRDVRSPQLHNRRDVYVYLPPSYGTAGDRRYPVLYMHDGQNLFDPALSFSGAWRVDLAMQTAARLGFEAIVVGVSNMGGSRLDEYSPFFDESVGGGGAADLYVDFLLHTLKPMIDAQFRTLPEPASTGILGSSMGGLVSLYAFFRAPHAFGACGVLSPALWFGKRAILPFVEAAEAPPGRIWLDVGTNEGVRTVMNVRLLRDLLVRKGYAEGESLRVKIAVGAAHNEAAWGRRIKKAIPFLLGA
- a CDS encoding ATP-grasp domain-containing protein, which produces MTTVLFLAPGYPDEMPLFVRGLARAGAHVYGLSDVAAHELPEMTRRHLDGYLQSSLRDEAGTVEAVRRWVGRPGGPPSLDRVICLWEPGVILAAKLREALGVPGMGVEQARKFRDKDLMKQAVAQAGLRVPYHRRASTAQEVRDAVEAIGYPAIIKPIDGAGSMDTFRVDDAKELEQALARMEHVPEVNVEEFIDGEEFTYDTICANGKILYEHVGYYRPRPLIARQEEWISPQTMSLRDLDTPWVRDGVKLGHDVLQALEFDTGFTHMEWYRKSNGEVVFGEIGARPPGARTVDLMNFNGDIDLFAGYAEAELHGTFSQSQERKYYVANIFKRAQGQGRIRHIEGLDELRRRFGPAIVNVDLLPVGAPRRDWVLTLISDGYVTVRHPDKETLFAIADAVGTDLQLYAG
- a CDS encoding ATP-grasp domain-containing protein; translated protein: MPTVLFAAPLFSESASRMVRAIGSLPDVRLGVITQDPAEQADDATRRALHAHWRIDDVCDPGQLRWAIDALIQRLGRPDVLFGAYEQLQVPLAEERERLGIPGLSSEAARNFRDKARMKEVLRAAGLPCARHGLAGTPAEAHAFAQATGFPLVVKPPAGAGSQATFRANDPHELAAALDAAPPSPERPVLLEEFVVGDEHSLETISIGGRAVWHSLTRYYPNPLEVLRNPWIQWCVVLPREVDDARFDDIRQVGADALRALGMTTGLSHMEWFRRRDGSVAIGEVGARPPGAQITTLVSRATDTDFVRAWAELMVFGTFTPPTRKYAAGIAYLRGQGNGSGVVRAVHGLDRLSDATRSLATDWQLPPLGAPPRSTYEGDGWVLVRHPDTSIVNRALQEIIENVRVEVS
- a CDS encoding DUF3536 domain-containing protein, giving the protein MRSIVVHLHLYQPPREDPWLGEIEREPEAAPDHDWTARVERTSYRALAAARVLDGEGRVRRVVETFAQASFDAAPTLLAWMADQAPATYAALVAADRASRARLGFGNALAHPYDHAILPLLSRRDKVTEVRWGIADFRRRFGRDPDGMWCPETAVDDETLDVLAEHGMRFTIVAPHQLTTLPPDGRPGRYRTAGGREIALMAYDDALARAVAFGPLLRDGRAWARRMAGDETADATGAGENAGGVASVATVAETYGHHHPFGEMALAAMLEAAAARPHVQVENFASLLARWPAAHDVALVGPSSWSCPHGVERWRRDCGCHADASTSQRWRAPLRAAVTALQHALDQRFAHDGAALFGERGLDPWTVRDAYLADGVGAVPETRDPVWARELLEMARESLRLNTSGAWFGDLLDRPEVRTMLRHAARALALGGPHHGPAAERAFLQALDDVPLDDAADANAGGTAGDLYVRHARPALPAAVRVAAGWAAVRAVGLAGEAAVPDAWRVAVEDDAGGNLAESVVTVADRRLGATARLAVRVDVPGPAGSPAAAREATDNGASEGAPFRMADVDPRAITILVRPEGGHALEVRGIPSGLAIAVKLSDVPERARHAVELALRRAVVHRLLDPDERALLAAGEATLAALVEAALVRAVQRLALDASPAAQARVHGLADLAESTGNGVPADAQTMLARVRGVVGLEVRERLAPVAWRLGFSTRAWLGESDATA
- a CDS encoding glycogen synthase, which encodes MPLAAPESAAAPPEAFPLQARDGRPVGVVHLAGELAPYARTGGLGEAVASLAAHQAASGLSTSIVMPLYRQARARVPELVPVGDPYEVQVGFRRELAQLYTVPAVSTRDGAEERRTRTRPRHYFVANDYYFERAGIYGEGGGDYGDNARRYAFFCAAALAALPRIAIGPLVLHAHDWHASLAPTYLRTWYATHPYYREVSTVLSVHNAGFQGHFDPGTVPDLGLPWEVFNWQQLEWYGKLNLLKGGLAFSDAVITVSPNHATELRTPAGGFGLHDAFRALGDRFTGIVNGIDQNIWDPERDPRIAARYSRDDLSGKHECRLALQRMYRLPERPDVPIFVMSARLVWQKGLDLLLADTGFFDLDAQFIFLGAGEQRYEDALRAREARAPERIRVDTAFSDVKEHQLIAGGDVLLMPCQYEPCGLTQMRAQRYGTLPLVRAVGGLADTVEHGATGFIFRAYDAGAFVAGVIRALRTWQDRAAWQAMMREAMARDFGWARSEERYLAVYRRVMQDAVAGGAPVVAPTA